In Microtus ochrogaster isolate Prairie Vole_2 linkage group LG9, MicOch1.0, whole genome shotgun sequence, the following are encoded in one genomic region:
- the Cldn20 gene encoding claudin-20 gives MASAGLQLLAFILALSGVSGVLTATMLPNWKVSAEPGYNIVTAIVQVHGLWMDCTWYSTGMFSCTLKYSILSLPVHVQTARATMVLACVLSALGICTSVVGMKCTHLGGDTYTKSQISLAGGVCFMAAGIAGLIPTVWYTKEIIENFLDVTIPKSHKYEPGGAVYIGFISAVLLLISGIIFCTSYIKKNPKPRIYPTRQKQTSTWQPENRLAYNLKDYV, from the coding sequence ATGGCCTCAGCGGGTCTCCAGCTCCTTGCTTTCATCCTGGCCTTATCTGGGGTCTCTGGAGTACTCACTGCCACTATGCTGCCCAACTGGAAGGTCAGTGCAGAGCCAGGCTACAACATTGTAACTGCTATCGTGCAGGTGCACGGGCTATGGATGGACTGCACGTGGTACAGCACTGGGATGTTCAGCTGTACCCTGAAATACTCCATCCTGTCTCTACCTGTCCACGTACAGACGGCCAGGGCCACCATGGTGCTGGCCTGCGTTCTGTCTGCTCTGGGGATCTGCACTTCTGTAGTGGGGATGAAATGCACTCACTTAGGTGGGGACACATACACCAAGAGCCAGATCTCCTTGGCTGGAGGAGTCTGCTTCATGGCTGCAGGGATCGCTGGCTTAATCCCAACAGTGTGGTACACCAAGGAGATCATAGAAAACTTTCTAGATGTGACCATTCCGAAAAGCCACAAATATGAACCCGGAGGAGCTGTCTACATTGGGTTCATCTCAGCGGTGCTACTACTTATCTCTGGTATTATTTTCTGCACTTCTTATATAAAAAAGAACCCGAAACCACGGATCTACCCCACCAGGCAGAAACAGACCTCTACCTGGCAGCCAGAGAACAGGTTAGCATATAACCTGAAGGATTACGTGTAA